Below is a genomic region from Sander vitreus isolate 19-12246 chromosome 15, sanVit1, whole genome shotgun sequence.
ATAACATCGggtttattttaaaaagacatAGGTAACGCTAATAATTCACTTCCCTTATAAAAGCAGACGATAGCGAAAACGTACCGACTTAGCATTCGTGGTAACTGTTAGCTAACAGGGGTCTTCGTCAATGCTACAAACCGGCTGTGTAAGAGAACAACTAAAAAATAACCACAACCACGAAACCCGCTTGACAAAAGCGTATGATAATGCACTACTAACTAATTGGTTTAACTGTTACTGATCGCAATCCCCGCtaatgttaaaaacataaaatgcctGCTAAGTAGTTAGCttgctgctaatgttagcaatgaTGTAACTACGATGAAATAGTATTGTTGGGTGATAACTTGGTTTTAGTGGATATAGATATTAAGTTATACTTTCACTCAATAGGCAATACGTTACTGCTGCTTGAGTTATTGCCCAACTTGACTAACTAACTGAAAGTCCTTGAAAAACTGTAGACCTGGTATATGTCACTTTATATTATTTAGAATGATCACCTGCGATATGACGTTATGCAGAATGGTGTGGCGCTGAGTGACACTGATCATTTGCGTTTTGAACTCTCATTTCTTACCTGTCGCGATGAATTTACTAATTTCTTGTGATCtttgtgaggggaaaaaaaatgaaatgactgtTGAATCAGTCTAAAAAGGGTGGTCTATCTAAAACCCGAGTGTTGACTTTTTTGTCTGGTATTTTATTTCGTTACCTACTTATTTATTCTCTTAGTTGTTCTTACCCAGTTCTGTCAggtacttgtgtgtgttgttatacATTGCTGTGTTTATGTTGTGCAtaaaggtcattaaaaaaaattaacacaaAGTAGGTTTGGTTTACATGTGTGGTTTCTGTTGCAGGAATGTGTCAAACCTATTAAAATAGAGAAGAAACAAGGTAAATCTTTGGCCAAGATTCAAATAGAAGATGATGGCAGTTACGTCCAAGTCAACCAGGTGGGCTTTAAGGCTTAATCAAAACCTGCGTgttaaataaaattgaagtatTGCACCACTATTTACCATGAAGGTATTCGCCTCTTGTGTTTGCAGGATGGTGGGAAGCAGAAGCTTGAGAAAGCAAAGATCTCGCTGAATGACTGTTTGGCCTGCAGTGGCTGTGTCACCTCAGCTGAGAGCGTCCTCATCACGCAGCAGAGCCACGAGGAGCTCTTAAAAGTGCTGCGCAACAACAAGGTAGAGATGGATGTATGTGTTTGAATGCTTGTGTAGTATGGTGTCTGGTTATTATTGCTTTTGCAGCCTTTTGAATGAGATAGTAATATTTTTGAGTGTCACTGTATGCATCATTTGGACTCCCTCCACAGGAAAACGCGACGGAGCagaaggtggtggtggtgtcggtgTCACCGCAGTCCAGAGCCTCCCTCGCAGCATACTTTGACCTCAGCAGTAGTGAGACAGGCAGGAGGCTCACATCCTTCTTTAAAGGCCTTGGTGAGTgaaaaatataactttttttctgttctatGTAAGTCAAACAgcacaaagtaaaacaggaaatgaaaataatgcaGACAAAGTCATTTCTGAAGATTATTATCATTATGGCAGGGGTTCATCATGTGTTTGAAACAAGCTTTAGTCGGACCTTTAGCCTGctggagagccagagagagTTCGTGGAGCGTTTCCAGAGGAAGGAGCAGGACAGCAACAGACTTCCCATGCTGACATCGGCCTGTCCAGGTATTCCACTACAAACCCTGTATGTTTTAAGGTTGGAGCATCCTGCCATGCTGGCCTTTGTTGTGTGTCAACCTCATTTGTCATATTTGTGGTGGACCACGTAACTTATATTTAATGAGAGGCAAGAGGCGTCAGCGTCGTTCACTGTTGTGTAATAATACTTACATTTCTTATTATTTCAGTGCTTGCTCAAATACCTctcccattgtgtgtgtgtgtgtgtgtgtgtgtgtgtgtgtgtgtgtgtgtgtgtgtgtgtgcgcgcgtgcgtgcgcgttCGTGTATGTGTACGTATGTGTTGCTCAGGTTGGATTTGCTATGCAGAGAAGACCCATGGCGAGTTTATTCTTCCATACATTAGTACCACTCGCTCCCCCCAGGCGATGATGGGCTCTCTGGTTAAAGGCTACTTTGCTGAACAACAGGTACCGGACACATCAGAGATTGCAGTCAAACAGTGTGCTCCACCTCATGGAGGTTAAAGTGACTTTGACActtgttattatatatattacttAGAATAATGAGTTGCCATTGagctgtgtattgtgtgtgttgttaggGGCTAAGTCCACAGCAGATCTACCATGTGGCAGTTATGCCCTGCTTTGACAAGAAACTCGAGGCCTCGAGGTCAGACTTCTACCTGGAAAAAGACGAGACTCGAGAAGTGGACTGTGTCATCACATCTGGTACAGGAACGACTCTTATGATGCTTTCTTTTTTGGTCTATATGAATGTGGAGTATCTTCTCTTTTATACTTTTCTCATGTCTTGTGTATAGGAGAGGTTCAGAAAATGCTGGAGGAGAAAAATGTGTCTCTTAATGATGTGGAACCTGCACCCCTAGATACATTGTAAGTTctgtgacattttgtttttgttatccgTAGCATGACTTTCTAGAAGAATAAATGAACTCACACACATTATTCCAGGTTCAGCAGTGTGAGTGGGGGTGAGTTCCTGAGCCATGCCGGAAGCGGGTCTGGGGGTTACCTCCATCATGTCTTCACCTATGCTGCTAAGCAGCTGTTTGGAGAGGAGGTGAAGGATCTCACGTACAAGATCCTCAGGTGAGTCTGTCTCAACAACTTTAAGAAGCCTGCTTAGTGGTGTGTGTGGAGGCTCATTATGTCTGGAACAGTCCGACTTAAATTCAGTATGAATGAAGAGCTGTTCCAGTTCAATGATCCCAAAATAGAACTTACGATATTCCTTCATTATAATGTCACTCAACCAGGAGTCTAGcgtattgatgttgttttagaGACTTTACATGTGCAGATCAAAGTATACAAGCTTACTGCCAAACTCTGTTTTGCTAACTTAACCCCTCTGCCACAGGAATAACGACTTCCAGGAAGTGACTCTAGAGAAAGATGGAGTAGTCCTGTTGAACTTTGCTTCCACATACGGCTTCCGCAACATCCAGAACCTGGTGCAGAAACTTAAGAGGGGGAAGTCGCCTTACCACTTTGTGGAAGTTATGGCCTGTCCATCAGGTAAAGTGAAACATGCAGATGTGAACTCTTCCTTAATGTGAGCCATTGCGCTTTTGCTCAATTGATACAGCATATATTTGCCACATCCAGAAAGAATTTACTACTACCATGTGCTTCAACTGGCCTCACGTGTCATAAATGACATGCTTGTTACATATATGTGCACATGGAAGCTATTAAATGCAGTGGTCAGTCACATCTGTGGAAATAGACAGGCAATTTAAATACATGCATTGAGTTATCGGATGGATAACTGACGAGCAAAACTTGCAGAGTAGTCTCACCAGCACTGCTTTACTAATTTGATATGTGGCGATGTTTGcaagcaaattaaaacaataaaccCAGCATGTTCCCCTAACCTTTTGTTATTATGCAGGCTGTCTAAATGGTGGTGGACAGGTGAAGCCCAAACCTGGTCAGAGCCCAAAGGAGCTTCTCCAGAAGGTTGAGGAGCTCTACAAGGCAGAGCGCCCCCTATCGCCAGAAGATGACACCCGTGTGGCCGAGCTGTACCAGTCCTGGCTCAACAGTGTAGGGGAGGAGAGAGCCAAAgagctgctgcacacacactacCACCCTGTGGAGAAGATGAAAAACGGACTCACTATGAAGTGGTGAAGAAAGCTTTTGCTACAATCCATGATTAGCAGATCATTTTTCAGCAAACACTGACTACAGAACCGTCCAAATATAACTGactatttctgtctctcttcaggGTTATAGGCAAAGTCAAATATAAGCTGTTTTGATGTATGCCAATAACCTGTTAAACCACTTCTCCCCTCGTCTAAAAATGGTGTGCCTGGCAAAGTGGAAGACAATGGGCGTAGATAATAGACACAATGTTGAAGCCAAATTATTTATTTGGTCTGATTATTTGCCATTACAGTTTACTGCTGATTGTCCTTTCAAATGTAGAGTAAATCATTCATTTGTTTGGGACCTGTTACACTTGAAAACGTGAGCTGAAATAACACAAAGCAAAATATAATCATTCCTTATTTAACTCACGATTGattatatatagctatatattgaaaaataaaaactttatttaattctagccatttgttttgtaaatattatttttgggctttttcgcCTTTAactgataggacagctaggtgagaaaggggagcgagagagggggaagacatgcaggaaatcgtcacaggtcggattcgaaccatGGActtctgcgtcaaggcataagcttctcagtatatgtgcgcctgctctacccactgaccaaCCCGGGCACTTGCAAGTTCTTTTTAAAAGATCTCCAACAGAATAATATTTCAGACTGATGTCTTTATTGAATAATCTTGACTCTGACT
It encodes:
- the narfl gene encoding cytosolic Fe-S cluster assembly factor narfl, translating into MASHFSSVLQLTDLDDFITPSQECVKPIKIEKKQGKSLAKIQIEDDGSYVQVNQDGGKQKLEKAKISLNDCLACSGCVTSAESVLITQQSHEELLKVLRNNKENATEQKVVVVSVSPQSRASLAAYFDLSSSETGRRLTSFFKGLGVHHVFETSFSRTFSLLESQREFVERFQRKEQDSNRLPMLTSACPGWICYAEKTHGEFILPYISTTRSPQAMMGSLVKGYFAEQQGLSPQQIYHVAVMPCFDKKLEASRSDFYLEKDETREVDCVITSGEVQKMLEEKNVSLNDVEPAPLDTLFSSVSGGEFLSHAGSGSGGYLHHVFTYAAKQLFGEEVKDLTYKILRNNDFQEVTLEKDGVVLLNFASTYGFRNIQNLVQKLKRGKSPYHFVEVMACPSGCLNGGGQVKPKPGQSPKELLQKVEELYKAERPLSPEDDTRVAELYQSWLNSVGEERAKELLHTHYHPVEKMKNGLTMKW